CGTCTCGGCCTTTCCTTCTGCGGTTTCGCGGATCGATTGCAGCCGATTCACCTCGACAAGAAAAATATTCTGTTCGAGCGGTGCGATCTTTCCTTCAGTAACTCTAGCCGCAACAAGCTCGAAACCCTGCTTTGCCGCTGCCAAGGTCTTTTCGGTAACCTCCAACTTTGTGATCGCCGCCAGAGCTTCACCGAATTTGAGTCTCACTTCTGACGCAAGCAGACGTTCCTGATTCTCAAGCGCAAACTCGCGAATTTCTAACTCTCGTTGTGCGACGGCAACTCGGGCTGCTCGACGTCCGCCAAGCTCAAGCGGCAGCATGGCCTCGGCCATTTGATTATTATCAGCGGCGCCAATCTGCTTTGCTCCGCTGGCGGTCAGCTTTGGATTCGCTCGCAAACCCGCTTGTTTGACCAATGCCCTCGCTGCGTCGACCTCCTTGCGCAAAGCTTGTATTTCGCCATTGTTTTCGAGAGCTAAGGCCACGGCTGCGTCAGCCGTCATTCCGCCTTGCGGATTCAAATATAGGAGCGAAACCGGCTGGTCGCTCTGGACTGTCTGAGCCGTCGCCGCCAGCGCAAATATAAACCCGAACGCGAATAATTTAACAACGGACTTGAGAGCAAGCCTCCTAGCTTGCCACGAGCTCGAACACGTGAAAAACTTGTTGGCGTCTCGCGATGGCACTGCAAGCGGGACGCTTGCGGTCCAGTCGGTCATCAAGAGACTGCCTGTAATCTTACAAATCTTCATTTCGTTTCAATTCGCGTACCCTAAGCCAATAAAAAATGACCGGCGTTACGATCAGCACGTGCAGGAGGCTCGAAACCATGCCGCCAAACACCGGTGTCGCCAGTGGCCTCATTACTTCTGACCCCGCGCCGGTGCTCCACATGATCGGCAAGAGCCCGACAACAATAGTCATTACGGTCATGACTTTAGGACGAAGTCGAAGAAGAGCACCTTCGGTGACTGCTTCGAGCAAAGATTCCCTATCAAGCTGGCCGACTTCGTCCGATTTACGTTTTACCGCCTCTTCAAGATAAACGACCATTACAATTGTCGTCTGCACAGCCGCTCCAAAAGAGCAATAAAGCCAACCCACACAGCGACCGAAAAGTTGTACTGCAGCATCCAGAGCAGGTAAAAGCCGCCGGTCAAGGCAAACGGCACGGCAAGCAGAATATGGGCCGCTTCGAGAAAGGAGTGATATGTAATATAGAGCGTGGCAAAGATGATAAGCAGGACGATCGGGACCACGATCAACAGCCGCTGGCGGGCGCGCTCCTGATTTTCGTATTGGCCGCTCCATGTAATGTAGTAACCCGC
The sequence above is a segment of the Acidobacteriota bacterium genome. Coding sequences within it:
- a CDS encoding TolC family protein: MKICKITGSLLMTDWTASVPLAVPSRDANKFFTCSSSWQARRLALKSVVKLFAFGFIFALAATAQTVQSDQPVSLLYLNPQGGMTADAAVALALENNGEIQALRKEVDAARALVKQAGLRANPKLTASGAKQIGAADNNQMAEAMLPLELGGRRAARVAVAQRELEIREFALENQERLLASEVRLKFGEALAAITKLEVTEKTLAAAKQGFELVAARVTEGKIAPLEQNIFLVEVNRLQSIRETAEGKAETAMFELRNMIGMKPEDPLRLRGDFNNLIATPPSVSGSTDYALRERPDLQGARTMDQLAVAQIEKAKSEGRIDASVKAGYQRMNTGFMLSGFDDRGLLRPIQDVFHFFTFGVEIDLPLLNRNQGAVEAAKFEREAAQRRIEFGELTIRREVAVAFARYNRSARSLSIFQNGVRDQANSNLQVIWQTYELGSRSLLDYIAEQRRFLDVENELIDAGLETYIANIEIMRATNAPELKKK